One Planctomycetota bacterium genomic region harbors:
- a CDS encoding GNAT family N-acetyltransferase, with translation MIAVRPIAADQTHDLRHRILRAHQPPEAMVYDGDKEQTSRHFGAFDSDQIVGIATLHRRPMRGSDAGHDDLQLRGMAVDDSHRGTGVGRLLLEACLDHAGDVGAPRLWCNARVSATQFYLRMGMQQRGDRYDVPDVGPHVLMVIKLDI, from the coding sequence GTGATCGCCGTTCGTCCCATCGCCGCCGACCAGACGCACGACCTGCGGCACCGCATCCTCCGTGCGCACCAGCCGCCCGAGGCGATGGTGTACGACGGCGACAAGGAACAGACGTCGCGACACTTCGGTGCCTTCGACTCAGACCAAATCGTCGGCATCGCAACGCTCCACCGACGCCCCATGCGTGGCAGCGACGCGGGCCACGACGATCTCCAACTCCGCGGCATGGCGGTTGACGATTCTCACCGCGGCACCGGCGTCGGCCGATTGCTACTCGAGGCGTGCCTCGACCACGCCGGTGACGTCGGTGCCCCACGACTCTGGTGCAACGCCCGCGTCTCGGCGACTCAGTTCTACCTCAGGATGGGTATGCAACAGCGTGGCGATCGCTACGACGTTCCCGACGTCGGACCCCACGTCCTGATGGTGATCAAACTCGACATCTGA
- the phoU gene encoding phosphate signaling complex protein PhoU, whose product MRDRFEKLRLDSARMAGEVHRMVCDASAALVRGDIALARRVVDGDVLIDEAEMRIERDAIDLLSLYQPVATDFRSALMTLRVNTELERIADCAGNVAAQVVPMTSEAARADRPYRLPGALGGLATAVEELMGRALQAYNLADVGLAESTISGDERLDALYTQSLQDAEFDLVGLAERRERHLPIIMAAKNLERIGDHCTNIAEAVLYVARGELVRHRHAEAV is encoded by the coding sequence ATGCGTGACAGGTTCGAAAAGCTTCGGCTCGACTCGGCAAGGATGGCCGGCGAAGTGCATCGCATGGTCTGCGATGCCAGTGCCGCACTCGTCCGCGGAGACATCGCACTCGCCCGCCGCGTCGTCGACGGCGACGTCCTGATCGACGAGGCCGAGATGCGCATCGAGCGTGATGCGATCGATCTATTGAGCCTCTACCAACCCGTCGCGACCGACTTCCGATCGGCCCTGATGACGCTGCGTGTGAACACGGAGCTCGAGCGCATCGCCGACTGTGCCGGCAACGTCGCGGCCCAGGTCGTGCCGATGACCAGCGAGGCCGCACGTGCCGATCGGCCGTACCGCTTGCCGGGCGCACTTGGAGGCCTCGCGACGGCTGTCGAGGAACTGATGGGCCGTGCTCTTCAGGCGTACAACCTGGCCGACGTTGGCCTGGCCGAGTCGACGATCTCGGGCGACGAGCGGTTGGACGCGCTCTACACGCAGTCGCTGCAGGACGCCGAGTTCGACCTCGTCGGCCTCGCAGAGCGACGCGAGCGACACCTGCCAATCATCATGGCCGCCAAAAACCTCGAGCGCATCGGCGACCACTGCACGAACATCGCCGAAGCCGTTCTCTACGTCGCCCGAGGCGAACTCGTCCGGCATCGCCACGCCGAAGCGGTCTGA
- the alr gene encoding alanine racemase — protein MSRPVSRIAAHTTIGDGARWVVSRKNLLHNLSLLRQAAGSELVAVVKANAYGHGMTGVADALFSGDEPTNVPAAFAVASLGEALALPSHDVPTMCLRPAELVWAFGGDEAKRIDEAIRRGVWLSVISPEAAGDVARRAERLGSRAMVQVMLDTGMSREMCVPERFSETIDAVLRQPALKLVGLGTHLTDGELADEPYSDDQIWLFHEALAPVEDRLPRGVVRHVANSGGTLAGHGAADGCDLARVGLALYGIHPDDRAVSTSPLKPVGKLVAPILALRDVPAGASVGYNRTFVARRPTRIALLPVGYADGYPRALSGQAVVRLPRGGQDDVFCPVVGRVSMDYVTIDVTDLPDVRPGDEVVLFDDDPTSPCSVQSLATRCGTIPYELLCHIGNRVRREVV, from the coding sequence GTGAGTCGCCCCGTCAGCCGTATCGCCGCCCACACCACGATCGGGGACGGAGCGCGATGGGTCGTTTCTCGCAAGAACTTGCTGCACAACCTCAGCCTCCTCCGACAGGCGGCCGGCAGTGAGCTCGTCGCGGTGGTTAAGGCCAACGCCTACGGCCACGGCATGACGGGTGTCGCAGACGCCCTCTTCTCCGGCGACGAGCCGACCAACGTGCCCGCCGCCTTCGCAGTGGCGTCGCTGGGCGAGGCACTGGCTTTGCCGAGCCACGACGTGCCGACGATGTGCCTCCGGCCGGCCGAGCTGGTCTGGGCGTTCGGCGGCGACGAGGCCAAGCGCATCGACGAAGCCATCCGACGCGGCGTCTGGCTCAGCGTCATCTCACCCGAGGCCGCCGGCGACGTCGCACGTCGTGCGGAACGTCTCGGCTCGCGTGCGATGGTGCAGGTCATGCTCGACACCGGCATGAGCCGCGAGATGTGCGTGCCCGAACGGTTCTCCGAGACCATCGACGCCGTCCTGCGTCAGCCGGCGCTCAAACTCGTCGGCCTCGGCACGCATCTGACCGACGGCGAGCTTGCAGACGAGCCGTACAGCGACGATCAGATCTGGCTCTTCCACGAGGCACTCGCCCCTGTCGAAGATCGGCTGCCACGCGGCGTCGTCCGACACGTCGCCAACAGCGGCGGCACGCTCGCCGGTCATGGGGCCGCCGACGGTTGCGACCTCGCCCGCGTCGGACTGGCGTTGTACGGCATCCATCCAGACGATCGCGCCGTTTCGACCAGTCCGCTCAAGCCCGTCGGCAAGCTGGTCGCACCGATCCTCGCCCTCCGCGACGTCCCGGCCGGTGCGAGTGTGGGCTACAACCGCACCTTCGTCGCACGCAGGCCTACGCGCATCGCCCTCTTGCCGGTTGGCTATGCGGATGGCTACCCGCGTGCCCTGTCAGGCCAGGCCGTCGTTCGCCTGCCTCGCGGCGGTCAGGACGACGTTTTCTGCCCCGTCGTCGGCCGGGTGAGCATGGATTACGTGACGATCGACGTCACCGACCTGCCCGACGTCCGTCCCGGCGACGAGGTCGTGCTGTTCGACGACGATCCGACAAGCCCGTGCAGCGTGCAGTCGCTTGCGACACGCTGCGGCACGATTCCGTACGAACTCCTGTGCCACATCGGAAACCGAGTGCGACGCGAGGTGGTATGA
- a CDS encoding prenyltransferase/squalene oxidase repeat-containing protein, translated as MRTLLTFGLSALVAIASSTGANETVDQGRELATSGLAFLQQQQQPDGTWQADERVPPAVTALALRAFVGNDAYAPDSPLVRRGFDALVAQQVEDGGIYDDLLANYNTAISTTALAEARRKAGDDRYTDTIDAAVAYLRRLQWTPETQADFEGEELSQSVSGEDDPFFGGWGYGGRSRGTGRPDLSNAAMALEALHEAGVPSDDPAFERARMFVSRLQNRSESNDQPWAGNDGGFVYSPDEDRSGESFAGETTTPDGDRRLRSYGSMTYAGLKSMIYAGLDADDPRVLAAVAWAGDNWTLDANPGMRLASENQAEWGLFYYYLMVARSLDAYDQPVLDTIDGPVDWRLALIDALAQRQNTDGSWSGNPKWRENDPTMVTAYSVIALNAALKDLAEHPPE; from the coding sequence ATGCGAACGCTCCTCACCTTCGGGCTCTCCGCACTCGTCGCAATCGCGTCCTCGACAGGCGCCAACGAAACCGTCGACCAGGGACGTGAGCTCGCCACGAGCGGACTCGCCTTCCTGCAGCAGCAACAGCAACCCGACGGCACCTGGCAAGCCGACGAACGCGTTCCGCCTGCCGTGACGGCGCTGGCACTGCGAGCCTTCGTCGGCAACGACGCCTACGCGCCCGACAGCCCGCTCGTCCGACGCGGCTTCGACGCACTCGTCGCCCAACAGGTCGAAGACGGCGGCATCTACGACGACCTGCTCGCCAACTACAACACCGCGATCAGCACCACGGCCCTCGCCGAGGCACGCCGGAAGGCCGGCGACGACCGCTACACCGACACCATCGACGCGGCCGTCGCGTACTTGCGTCGCCTGCAGTGGACGCCCGAAACCCAGGCCGACTTCGAAGGCGAGGAGCTGTCGCAGTCGGTCTCGGGCGAGGACGACCCGTTCTTCGGCGGCTGGGGCTACGGCGGACGCTCACGCGGTACCGGCCGGCCCGACCTGTCCAACGCGGCCATGGCTCTCGAAGCCCTGCACGAAGCCGGCGTTCCGTCAGACGACCCGGCCTTCGAGCGTGCCCGGATGTTCGTCAGCCGACTGCAGAATCGCAGCGAGAGCAACGACCAGCCCTGGGCCGGCAACGACGGCGGATTCGTTTACTCGCCCGACGAGGACCGATCCGGCGAGAGCTTCGCCGGCGAAACCACGACGCCCGACGGCGACAGGCGTCTCCGCAGCTATGGCTCGATGACCTACGCGGGCCTGAAGAGCATGATCTACGCCGGCCTCGACGCCGACGACCCACGCGTCCTCGCCGCCGTCGCGTGGGCGGGTGACAACTGGACCCTCGACGCCAATCCCGGCATGCGACTGGCCAGCGAAAATCAGGCCGAGTGGGGGCTGTTCTACTACTACCTCATGGTCGCCCGGTCGCTCGACGCGTACGACCAGCCCGTCCTCGACACGATCGACGGCCCGGTTGACTGGCGGCTCGCACTCATCGACGCCCTGGCCCAGCGGCAGAACACCGACGGCAGCTGGTCGGGCAATCCCAAGTGGCGTGAGAACGACCCGACGATGGTCACCGCCTACTCGGTGATCGCCCTCAACGCCGCCCTCAAGGACCTCGCCGAGCACCCGCCCGAGTGA